GGATCAAAACAATCGTAGTTGGTAAATCGTATTCCCTGCAATCCATTTCTACGGATAATCTTCTCTCCTACCGCAATATTTGACAACAGGAATTCATTAATCACGATTTCGGCCTCGGGATATTTTTCTTTAATATCAAATAAGTAATTTCCGGTCCCACCCGCAATGTCCAATATCTTAACGGTTTTTCCAGCAGCTTTAACTTTTGTTATATGCTCTTCCAGCAACTGTAACAAGTGTTGTTTTCGAATGCGAATTCCTTTCCAGCCGATGGCCTCCAGATAACCACGGTCGAGGATACGCCCAAAGCGATTTTTACCCTGCGATTCATTGCGATAGACGTAGTCCAGCGATATCCCAGAATCAAATCCAAACTGCAGGCCTAAATTCATTCCTTTACTTAAGGAACCTATTTTACCCAATGCCCATTTTTGGACCGCATAATTCAATTTTTCACCCGCAGGAAGTAACTTATGGTATAATTGTTCATACTCTTTCACCGAAAACTCATCGGGTTCAAGCGTCAACTCAGGGCTTTGTCGGGCATAGGCCTTGTCGATAAAGTTTCGCAGATACTGGTAAACTTTCTGCCGGTTTGTTTCAAATAGAACCCCATGGTAGAAATTACGTAATGTAATAAAGGTCTTCAACTTTGAAGCAATTGTCACAAAGAATTTTTTCTGTACCGAATTTTTGACCACATAATCTTTTTCAGCAGAAAGGACAATCACAGGAATATCAATCGCCGCAGCGTCTTCAACGATACGCTCGCCAGCTTTTAATAGATCAACCAACAAAGCTCCATTGATAGATTTGGAAATCAAAGGATCGGCATCGTAAGCCTTCTGCTGATCGATATCGTGAGTCAACACTTTAGATTTGACATAACTCTGGATAATCAGATCTTTTTTTAGCTTTGTTCCCAAAGCAATCATCTGATTTGCCAAGGGCACATATAATTTAATTTCAAATGCAGGTGCCAACAATGCAATACCAGCGACTTTAGGAGCAAAATCATGTACCCAGGCACTGACAACAACTCCTGCAATACTATTGGCGATAACGAAAATGTCTTTCGAATCAACCAAATATTCTCGGCCTATATAATGAACGAAACTATCTAGATCCCGTACATAATCCATAAAGATCGGTGAAACTGGTTCTTTCGTATAACCATGTCCGCGCAAATCAAATGCAAAGATTGAATGATCGGCAAACTGTGGATCCGTAGCCATCTCCTGCAGACGTTCCGAATGCTCATGCCCACGGTGCAACACGATCAATGCCGGCTGTCCGGCCTGATAATTCCAAACGCGATATAATAACTCCCCTTGATCAAAACTCTTGAAGTAACCTGATTTCATGTATAATTTTACTGACTAATATCAAATAGTATATTTAACAACAAAGATCATGCAAATGACCGTCTAGCTATTTCTCTCGACTAGCACCTCCATCAACTTAAGTGCATGTTTATGCAATACAAAATGCTTATTATGAGATTTAACCAAATCTATAGCATCTATTGAATCTAAAGATAATATTTTTTGTGACAATAGAACAGCAAAAATCATACTCCTGTTGTAGCCCATTGTACAATGTATAATCATATTTTCACCTCGCTTCAATTGCTGATAACTGATGACGAGTGCAGCCAATATCCTTTCGGCATCAGCCAGCGTAATTGCCGCTATATCCAACAATGGAAATGAATGATAGTTTTCCTGCACATGTAGGATCGCTATTTCTTCCAATTCTGCAGCCAGGTCAAAAACAACCAGATGCTTATTCAGACCAAGCACACGGAGATCTTCTGCTGTCGTCCTCGGGCCTACATAACAACGCGGTAAAATCTCAAGCAATGGCGGATTATTACGACGTCTTACGAATCGCCACAACAACCAATAAATCCATTGGTATGGGCTATAAAACAATTTCTTAAAGCCGGGTATCCAACCTTTTTCATTTTTCAGAAACGTTGGATTATTGATAACATAATTTCTTCCTACCGCAATACAGACTAAGGATGGCCAACACAAAAGATATAATCCAAATGCATGAGTCCCGCCCCACAATGCCAGTAAAAGTAAACACCAGCCGATGGCGTAGTAAACGTTGCCAATTCCCTGGTTTCTACGACAAACCTCGGCCTCCAAGTCTAATTTCGTCTTTTCGTCTAATTTCATCTTTTCGGTTCCGGGCAAAAAGGGCAACCCCGCCGCCTTTAGTGTAGATGATGCGCTGTCATGAAGCAATCCCGATGGAGATGGGAATAGGACAAATCC
The DNA window shown above is from Sphingobacterium thalpophilum and carries:
- a CDS encoding bifunctional alpha/beta hydrolase/class I SAM-dependent methyltransferase, which codes for MKSGYFKSFDQGELLYRVWNYQAGQPALIVLHRGHEHSERLQEMATDPQFADHSIFAFDLRGHGYTKEPVSPIFMDYVRDLDSFVHYIGREYLVDSKDIFVIANSIAGVVVSAWVHDFAPKVAGIALLAPAFEIKLYVPLANQMIALGTKLKKDLIIQSYVKSKVLTHDIDQQKAYDADPLISKSINGALLVDLLKAGERIVEDAAAIDIPVIVLSAEKDYVVKNSVQKKFFVTIASKLKTFITLRNFYHGVLFETNRQKVYQYLRNFIDKAYARQSPELTLEPDEFSVKEYEQLYHKLLPAGEKLNYAVQKWALGKIGSLSKGMNLGLQFGFDSGISLDYVYRNESQGKNRFGRILDRGYLEAIGWKGIRIRKQHLLQLLEEHITKVKAAGKTVKILDIAGGTGNYLFDIKEKYPEAEIVINEFLLSNIAVGEKIIRRNGLQGIRFTNYDCFDPATYPKLEFEPNIVIISGIFELFGDNEMASRAVKGATSICEESSHLVYTGQPWHPQLKMIAYVLNSHQKKDWVMRRRSQKELDRLMAYNGVVKERMLIDDFGIFTVSSGAVKGG
- a CDS encoding phosphatase PAP2 family protein, giving the protein MDEKRLKNRGLQFAVFLYCTLFFQLTYSAAAVYAANQATVSSFTFPFEHFMPFVSWMIIPYMSSGLFFALVPFCCRSREELWVYTKRFSFITIVSICCFFIFPLRFSFDRPSVEHPVFKFFFTFLSKHDSPFNQAPSLHVAYACLFWSVLGRQLKGWTHWVVGIWLLFMGIATLTVYQHHLVDVLTALILAHVGFVLFPSPSGLLHDSASSTLKAAGLPFLPGTEKMKLDEKTKLDLEAEVCRRNQGIGNVYYAIGWCLLLLALWGGTHAFGLYLLCWPSLVCIAVGRNYVINNPTFLKNEKGWIPGFKKLFYSPYQWIYWLLWRFVRRRNNPPLLEILPRCYVGPRTTAEDLRVLGLNKHLVVFDLAAELEEIAILHVQENYHSFPLLDIAAITLADAERILAALVISYQQLKRGENMIIHCTMGYNRSMIFAVLLSQKILSLDSIDAIDLVKSHNKHFVLHKHALKLMEVLVERNS